In Methanoculleus caldifontis, the genomic window CGTCCTACCACGGCATGAACTACGAGCGGCTCAACAGGCCCGAAGCCCTCCACTGGCCCTGCCCTGCGGCCGACCACCCCGGCACCCCGATCCTCCACACGGCGAAGTTCGCCCACCCCGATGGTCTCGGCATCTTCAACCCCATCGAGTGGAAACCCCCGGCGGAAGTCCCCGATGCCGAGTACCCGTTCGTTCTCACGACCGGCCGTATCCTCTGGCACTGGCACACCGGCTCCATGACCCGCCGGTCCGCGACCCTCGACAACGAGGTCCCGACGGGATGGATCGAGATCAACCCCGAGGACGCGAAGGCTCTTGGTATCAAGGACAAGGAGACAGTTCGTGCGATCACCCGGCGTGGGGCCGTCGATGTTCCTGCCAGAGTGACGAAGGACATCATGAAGGGTGTCATGTTCATGCCGTTCCACTTCGCCGAGTGTGCGGCAAACATCCTGACGAACAACGCTCTCGACCCCATCGCCAAGATCCCCGAGTTCAAGGCCTGTGCTGTGAAGGTTGAGAAGATTACGGAGGCCTGAACATGGCAGCAATTGGCGATATGTTCTACACGTGGGCGGCAGACGCCGACGTGCTGAAGAGA contains:
- a CDS encoding molybdopterin oxidoreductase family protein; this translates as SYHGMNYERLNRPEALHWPCPAADHPGTPILHTAKFAHPDGLGIFNPIEWKPPAEVPDAEYPFVLTTGRILWHWHTGSMTRRSATLDNEVPTGWIEINPEDAKALGIKDKETVRAITRRGAVDVPARVTKDIMKGVMFMPFHFAECAANILTNNALDPIAKIPEFKACAVKVEKITEA